In Arthrobacter sp. B3I4, the following proteins share a genomic window:
- a CDS encoding TspO/MBR family protein, with product MKLTLAWTAAATAATAAAGGAATDPNSHWYKALRKPDWQPPAIAFPVVWTALYADLAVTSAVALDSAARPNSTTTPARNEASRATGYRDGQRRLRAYRGALAANLVLNASWSWFFWRSRRPWLAAAEAAVLAASSADLVRRTYQLNRPAGLSLAPYALWCGFATVLSASIARLNPRPRRTLRLP from the coding sequence ATGAAACTGACACTGGCCTGGACGGCGGCCGCAACGGCGGCTACGGCAGCGGCGGGCGGAGCGGCAACGGATCCGAACAGCCACTGGTACAAGGCACTGCGCAAACCGGACTGGCAGCCGCCCGCCATTGCTTTCCCGGTCGTGTGGACGGCCCTGTACGCGGATCTGGCCGTGACCTCCGCCGTCGCACTCGACTCCGCGGCCAGGCCAAACTCGACGACGACCCCGGCCAGAAACGAGGCGTCCCGCGCCACTGGCTACCGGGACGGGCAGCGCAGGCTCCGCGCCTACCGCGGCGCCCTGGCCGCGAACCTCGTACTCAACGCTTCCTGGAGCTGGTTTTTCTGGCGCTCCCGCCGGCCCTGGCTGGCAGCTGCGGAAGCAGCGGTGTTAGCGGCGAGCAGCGCGGACCTGGTGCGCCGAACCTATCAGCTCAACCGTCCCGCCGGCTTGTCGCTTGCGCCGTACGCTCTGTGGTGCGGATTTGCCACTGTCTTGTCGGCCTCGATCGCCCGTTTGAACCCACGGCCTCGCCGCACGCTGCGCCTGCCGTGA
- a CDS encoding helix-turn-helix transcriptional regulator: MTAQELAALAQLRRARDLIDREYARPLDVPAMAAGALMSPAHFSRQFKAAYGETPYNYLMTRRIERATALLRAGWSVTDACMEVGCTSLGSFSSRFAEVVGMPPSAYRDCEHAAVKAMPSCVARQQTRPPRKPSRIEEAARQPQA; encoded by the coding sequence ATGACAGCGCAGGAGCTGGCGGCCCTGGCCCAGTTGCGCCGGGCTCGGGACCTGATCGACCGTGAGTACGCCCGCCCGCTTGACGTGCCGGCCATGGCCGCCGGCGCGCTCATGTCCCCGGCCCACTTTTCCCGCCAGTTCAAGGCCGCCTACGGCGAGACGCCGTACAACTACCTCATGACCCGCCGAATCGAGCGGGCCACGGCGTTGCTGCGGGCCGGATGGAGCGTGACCGACGCGTGCATGGAAGTGGGCTGCACCTCGCTGGGGTCCTTTAGTTCCCGCTTCGCCGAAGTCGTCGGGATGCCTCCGAGCGCTTACCGGGACTGCGAGCATGCCGCGGTGAAGGCCATGCCGTCCTGTGTGGCCCGGCAGCAGACCCGGCCACCGCGAAAACCGAGCAGGATTGAAGAAGCAGCACGGCAGCCGCAGGCCTAG
- a CDS encoding VOC family protein yields MNISLQYSHITVNDLDESLAFYRDVLGLEVRNDVGSDGHRWVTLGSAAQPDLELVLSNPHAGRSQHDGDALQQLLTKGVLPVIVFRTDDLDATFETVRAAGAEVLQEPIKQPWGPRDCAFRDPSGNMVRFNQA; encoded by the coding sequence ATGAACATCTCACTGCAGTATTCACACATCACCGTCAATGACCTCGACGAGTCGCTTGCCTTTTATCGCGACGTGCTCGGACTGGAGGTACGCAACGACGTCGGCTCCGACGGGCACCGCTGGGTGACCCTCGGCAGTGCGGCGCAGCCGGACCTGGAGCTCGTGCTGTCGAATCCGCATGCCGGCCGCTCCCAACACGACGGCGACGCCCTCCAGCAACTGCTGACCAAGGGTGTCCTGCCCGTGATTGTCTTCCGCACCGACGATCTCGATGCCACGTTCGAAACTGTCCGCGCTGCCGGTGCGGAGGTCCTCCAGGAACCGATCAAGCAGCCGTGGGGCCCGCGCGACTGCGCATTCCGCGACCCGTCCGGCAATATGGTCCGCTTCAACCAGGCCTGA
- a CDS encoding helix-turn-helix transcriptional regulator: MNNHLKTLREGRGWTQGALADRLGVSRQTVNALETGRYDPALPLAFRIARLFGQPIEAIFIPDEEPDAPAGV; the protein is encoded by the coding sequence ATGAACAACCATCTGAAGACGCTCCGGGAGGGGCGGGGCTGGACCCAGGGCGCACTTGCCGACCGGCTGGGCGTGTCCCGGCAGACGGTGAATGCTCTGGAAACAGGCCGGTATGACCCCGCGCTGCCCTTGGCTTTCCGGATCGCCCGGCTGTTCGGGCAGCCCATCGAGGCGATCTTCATTCCCGATGAGGAGCCGGACGCCCCTGCCGGGGTTTGA
- a CDS encoding ExeM/NucH family extracellular endonuclease, producing MKITPWKTALGTALSAGLIAAPLTALPAAALEVSPAAAGTSPVIINEVYLSGGSAGAAYKNKFVELYNTSDAPVTLDGWSIQYRSATGTAAPSTTAPLSGSIAAKGYYLFKAGSNGTAGQELPAADATATGFNPAGAGGTIILAKQPTALNPLAAGSVVEPANVADLLGYGTSNTFETQAATAPSGNTDVKSMNRSGGADSNNNAADFTLNAAITPKADNASAAPVDPPADPGTPPVVKTIAEIQGNGPASPLAGSAVTTRGKVTAAFPTGGFAGFYLQTPGTGGDLTPANHTASDAIFVYAPAAVGSVQIGDYLEVTGDVAEYYGMTQLNVTGSTAVTKLAEAAPEVKATGFALPADEAFRESLEAMLLTPQGPVTVADNFSLNQYGEIGLAGGTTPLEQPTAVAAYGSAEYTATVAANAARGIKLDDGASTNFLKDAATKAQTLPYLTTADPVRVGSPVTFKTNVVLSYANSSWKFQPLTQLTAANADTVQPASFGATRAEAPAAVGGNLKLASFNVLNYFPTTGDQIAGCKFYTDRAGNPITVSGGCDVRGAANAENFKRQQDKIVAAISKSGADVVTLMEVENSAQFGKNRDDALAKLVDALNIATPGIWDYVRTPANAPPLSDEDMIRTAFIFKKAAAEPLGESIIHNDTVAFASARKPLAQVFKPVGASDDKKFIAIANHFKSKGSAATPEDTDKGQGNSNLARTAQAQSLLAFSDELQKSKGTTKVFLIGDFNSYGKEDPINVLTAAGYVNQDDKAKNADGSAKHSYLFGGLVGSLDHILASPAANAVVTGADIWNINSVESVALEYSRYNNNVTDYYVPNQFRASDHDPVVVGLDLPATPAVPATVDLNFLGINDFHGRIDSNTVQFAGTIEKLRAAAAPGATAFLSAGDNIGASLFASAVAKDQPTIDVLNALELRTSAVGNHEFDGGWADLRDRVIAGGSNAKFPYLGANVYKKGTTEPALPEYTVLDMNGIKVAVIGTVTQEVPSLVTPAGIADLEFGDPVDAINRVAAKIKADKLADVIIVENHDGAGSGAPEGATLEQEVAAGGPFAKMVQEVTPEVAAIFNGHTHKQYAWDAPVPGVEGKTRPIVQTGNYGEFIGQIQLTIDTKTMSVTGYKAANVKRSTDPAADLVASYPRVAAVKAIVDKAVADAAVIGSQPVGKVTADITTAFAGSPAVRDDRASESTLGNLVADSLVDALKAPELGAAEIGVVNPGGLRNELYFAPDGTITYAEANAVLPFVNNLWTTSLTGEQFKTLLEQQWQTNPDGTVPSRAYQQLGLSKNVNYTYDAARAAGDRITSIRVNGALIDPAKSYRIGTFSFLATGGDNFRIFKSGTGTKDTGLVDRDAWIKYLQTHNPVSPDFARRSVAVVNTTAAEVKSGEPITVAVSRLDLTSLGSPVNTSLRVEFTDAAGKLTGLGSVPVAAGAATVSVPVPAGAAAGTGTLVLTAVESGTVIRTDVLVAASAPVPPACTPPVKPKRPADIVGQANYGTAMAAYRKCLKG from the coding sequence ATGAAAATCACACCATGGAAAACAGCGCTGGGCACAGCACTGTCCGCGGGGCTCATCGCAGCCCCGCTGACGGCGTTGCCCGCCGCCGCGCTGGAGGTCTCACCGGCGGCCGCCGGGACGTCGCCGGTCATCATCAATGAGGTGTACCTCAGCGGCGGCAGCGCCGGAGCGGCGTACAAGAACAAGTTCGTCGAGCTGTACAACACCTCGGACGCCCCGGTCACGCTGGACGGCTGGTCCATCCAGTACCGCTCCGCCACGGGCACCGCGGCCCCGAGCACCACAGCACCCCTCAGCGGCAGCATCGCCGCCAAGGGCTACTACCTGTTCAAGGCCGGCAGCAACGGCACCGCCGGGCAGGAACTGCCCGCTGCCGACGCCACCGCCACCGGGTTCAACCCGGCAGGTGCGGGCGGCACCATCATCCTGGCCAAGCAGCCGACGGCGCTGAACCCGCTGGCCGCCGGCTCCGTGGTCGAGCCCGCCAATGTTGCCGATCTGCTCGGCTACGGCACCTCCAACACGTTTGAAACCCAGGCGGCAACGGCGCCCTCGGGCAACACCGACGTCAAGAGCATGAACCGCAGCGGCGGCGCTGACAGCAACAACAACGCCGCCGACTTCACGCTGAACGCCGCCATCACGCCCAAGGCGGACAACGCTTCCGCTGCCCCCGTCGATCCGCCCGCTGACCCCGGCACTCCCCCGGTGGTCAAGACCATCGCCGAGATCCAGGGCAACGGACCGGCCAGCCCGCTGGCCGGCTCCGCGGTCACCACCCGCGGCAAGGTCACGGCGGCCTTCCCGACCGGCGGCTTCGCCGGCTTCTACCTTCAGACTCCCGGAACCGGCGGCGACCTGACGCCGGCCAACCATACGGCGTCGGACGCGATCTTCGTCTACGCACCGGCCGCCGTCGGGTCCGTGCAGATCGGCGACTACCTCGAAGTGACCGGCGACGTTGCCGAGTACTACGGCATGACGCAGCTCAACGTCACCGGCAGCACCGCGGTCACGAAGCTGGCCGAGGCGGCCCCGGAGGTCAAAGCCACCGGCTTCGCCCTCCCCGCCGATGAGGCCTTCCGCGAATCCCTCGAGGCCATGCTGCTGACGCCGCAGGGTCCGGTCACCGTCGCGGACAACTTCTCGCTCAACCAGTACGGCGAAATCGGCCTGGCCGGCGGCACCACGCCGCTGGAGCAGCCCACCGCCGTCGCCGCCTACGGGTCCGCCGAGTACACCGCCACCGTCGCTGCCAACGCCGCGCGCGGCATCAAGCTCGACGACGGCGCCAGCACCAACTTCCTAAAAGATGCCGCCACCAAGGCCCAGACGCTTCCCTACCTGACCACCGCGGACCCCGTCCGGGTCGGTTCGCCGGTGACGTTCAAGACCAACGTGGTGCTCAGCTACGCCAACAGCTCCTGGAAGTTCCAGCCGCTGACCCAGCTCACCGCGGCCAACGCTGACACGGTCCAGCCGGCCAGTTTCGGCGCCACCCGCGCGGAGGCGCCGGCGGCGGTGGGAGGCAACCTCAAGCTCGCCTCATTCAACGTGCTGAACTACTTCCCCACTACCGGCGACCAGATCGCCGGCTGCAAGTTCTACACCGACCGGGCGGGCAACCCGATCACCGTCAGCGGCGGCTGCGACGTCCGCGGCGCGGCCAACGCCGAGAACTTCAAGCGCCAGCAGGACAAGATCGTTGCCGCGATCTCCAAGTCCGGCGCCGACGTCGTCACGCTGATGGAGGTCGAGAACTCGGCGCAGTTCGGCAAGAACCGCGACGACGCCCTGGCCAAGCTGGTGGACGCCCTGAACATCGCCACCCCCGGCATCTGGGATTACGTCCGGACGCCCGCGAACGCTCCCCCGCTGAGCGACGAGGACATGATCCGCACCGCCTTCATCTTCAAGAAGGCCGCGGCGGAACCGCTGGGCGAATCCATCATTCACAACGACACCGTGGCCTTCGCGAGCGCCCGCAAGCCGCTGGCCCAGGTGTTCAAGCCCGTCGGCGCCTCCGATGACAAGAAGTTCATCGCAATCGCCAACCACTTCAAGTCCAAGGGCTCGGCGGCGACGCCGGAGGACACCGACAAGGGCCAGGGCAACTCGAACCTCGCCCGCACCGCCCAGGCACAGTCCCTGCTGGCCTTCTCCGACGAGCTGCAGAAATCCAAAGGCACCACCAAGGTGTTCCTGATCGGTGACTTCAACTCCTACGGCAAAGAGGACCCGATCAACGTCCTCACCGCGGCCGGGTACGTCAACCAAGACGACAAGGCCAAGAACGCCGACGGCAGCGCGAAGCACTCCTACCTCTTTGGCGGCCTGGTGGGCTCGCTGGACCACATCCTCGCCTCACCGGCGGCCAACGCCGTCGTCACCGGCGCGGACATCTGGAACATCAACTCGGTGGAGTCCGTGGCGCTGGAATACAGCCGCTACAACAACAACGTCACCGACTACTACGTCCCGAACCAGTTCCGCGCCAGCGACCACGACCCGGTGGTCGTGGGCCTGGACCTGCCCGCCACCCCGGCTGTTCCGGCAACCGTTGACCTGAACTTCCTCGGGATCAACGACTTCCACGGCCGGATCGATTCCAACACCGTGCAGTTCGCCGGAACCATTGAAAAGCTCCGGGCGGCCGCGGCCCCCGGCGCCACCGCGTTCCTCTCCGCCGGTGACAACATCGGCGCCTCGCTGTTCGCCTCCGCCGTGGCCAAGGACCAGCCGACGATCGATGTGCTCAACGCCCTCGAACTGCGCACCTCCGCCGTCGGCAACCACGAGTTCGACGGCGGCTGGGCCGACCTGCGCGACCGGGTCATCGCTGGCGGCTCCAACGCGAAGTTCCCGTATCTGGGCGCCAACGTCTACAAGAAGGGCACCACCGAACCGGCACTGCCGGAATACACCGTGCTGGACATGAACGGCATCAAGGTCGCCGTGATCGGCACCGTCACCCAGGAGGTCCCGTCGCTGGTGACCCCGGCCGGCATCGCGGACCTGGAATTCGGTGATCCCGTCGACGCCATCAACCGTGTCGCCGCAAAGATCAAGGCGGACAAGCTCGCCGACGTGATCATCGTGGAGAACCACGACGGCGCCGGATCGGGTGCTCCCGAAGGCGCCACCCTGGAGCAGGAAGTCGCCGCCGGCGGCCCCTTCGCCAAGATGGTCCAGGAAGTCACCCCGGAAGTCGCCGCGATCTTCAACGGCCACACCCACAAGCAGTACGCGTGGGACGCACCCGTCCCCGGCGTTGAGGGTAAGACCCGTCCCATCGTGCAGACCGGAAATTACGGCGAGTTCATCGGACAGATCCAGCTGACCATCGATACCAAGACCATGTCCGTCACCGGCTACAAGGCGGCCAACGTCAAGCGCAGCACCGACCCGGCCGCTGACCTGGTCGCTTCCTACCCGCGCGTGGCCGCGGTCAAGGCCATCGTGGACAAGGCGGTCGCCGACGCAGCCGTGATCGGCAGCCAGCCGGTCGGCAAGGTCACCGCCGATATCACCACGGCCTTCGCCGGCTCCCCGGCAGTACGTGATGACCGCGCGAGTGAGTCCACCCTGGGCAATCTCGTCGCGGATTCCCTGGTGGACGCGCTGAAGGCACCGGAGCTCGGCGCCGCCGAGATCGGCGTCGTCAACCCCGGCGGCCTGCGCAACGAGCTGTACTTCGCGCCGGACGGCACCATCACCTACGCCGAGGCCAACGCGGTCCTGCCGTTCGTGAACAACCTCTGGACCACGTCGCTGACCGGCGAGCAGTTCAAGACGCTCCTGGAACAGCAGTGGCAGACCAACCCGGACGGCACGGTTCCCAGCCGCGCCTACCAGCAGCTGGGCCTGTCCAAGAACGTCAACTACACCTACGACGCCGCCCGTGCCGCCGGTGACCGGATCACCTCGATCCGGGTTAACGGCGCACTGATCGACCCGGCGAAGTCCTACCGGATCGGAACGTTCAGCTTCCTGGCAACGGGCGGTGACAACTTCCGTATCTTCAAGTCCGGTACCGGCACCAAGGACACCGGGCTGGTAGACCGCGACGCGTGGATCAAATACCTGCAGACGCACAACCCGGTCTCGCCGGACTTTGCGCGCCGCTCCGTGGCCGTGGTCAACACGACGGCTGCCGAGGTGAAGAGCGGCGAGCCCATCACCGTGGCTGTCTCCAGGCTGGACCTCACCTCGCTGGGCAGCCCGGTCAACACCTCGCTGCGGGTCGAGTTCACCGACGCCGCCGGCAAGCTGACCGGCCTCGGCAGCGTTCCGGTGGCCGCCGGCGCTGCCACGGTGAGCGTTCCGGTGCCTGCCGGCGCCGCCGCCGGCACGGGTACCCTGGTGCTCACCGCCGTCGAGTCGGGCACCGTGATCAGGACGGATGTGCTGGTCGCCGCCAGCGCCCCCGTGCCGCCGGCCTGCACCCCGCCCGTGAAGCCGAAGCGGCCCGCGGACATTGTGGGCCAGGCGAACTACGGCACCGCGATGGCCGCCTACCGCAAGTGCCTGAAAGGCTAG